The DNA sequence ACGCGGTCCACGAAGGTGGTCATGACGGGTGCCTCCAGTTACGTACGGTGTGGATGTGGTGTTACGGGCCTGACGCTCGTAACGCGCCGAGGGCGGACCCGCTTCCCGTTCCCGGGAAGAGCGGTCCGCCCTCGGTAAGGCTGTGCGATGTCGCGCCGGGCTGATTACTCAGCGACCGGGACGATGTTCACGACCTTGCGGCCCCGGCTGGTGCCGAACTGCACCGCACCGGCGGCCAGCGCGAACAGCGTGTCATCGCCGCCGCGGCCGACACCCGAGCCCGGGTGGAAGTGCGTGCCGCGCTGGCGGACCAGGATCTCGCCCGCGTTGACGGTCTGACCGCCGAAGCGCTTGACGCCGAGCCGCTGGGCGTTGGAGTCGCGACCGTTCCGAGTGGACGATGCGCCCTTCTTGTGTGCCATGTCTCCTCAGTCCCTTACTTCGCAGCCGAGTCGATGCCGGTGATCTTCAGCGCGGTGTGCAGCTGACGGTGGCCGATCCGCTTCCGGTAACCGGTCTTGTTCTTGTACTTCAGGATGTCGATCTTGGCACCCTTGTGGTGGTCAACGACCTCGGCGTGAACCTTCACACCGGCCAGCACCCACGGGTCGCTGGTGACGGCATCGCCGTCGACAACGAGCAGAGTCGAGAGCTCGACGGTGTCGCCGACCTTGCTGGTGGCCAGACGGTCGACCTCGATGACATCGCCCACGGCCACCTTCTGCTGGCGGCCGCCGGTGCGCACGATTGCGTACACGCGGTTCTCACTCTCTCGCTAGAAATCGGGACCTCTGATGCCAGCCGCCCAACACGGCCCATGGAGGGTCGTGACAACCGAGTGATCATGCGATTCACCGTCGGCCGAACGGCCTCTTCCGGCGGAGCGGAAGGGATGTGCTCAGGGGTTTGGCGTACAGACGCCGAGGGTCAAGGCTACCAGAGCCCTGAGGGGCACCCGCGCGGGTACGCGGGCGCCCCTCGGGCACCGGCTGCCGTCAGTCCTCGGCGGCGGCCGACACCGACGGCGGAGTCTGCTGCTCCGCCGCCGCGGTCTTCTTGGCCGCCGTCTTCTTGGCGGTCGTCTTCTTCGCCGTGGTCTTCTTCGCCGTGGTCTTCTTGGCGGCAGTCTTCTTCGCCGCCGTCTTCTTCGCGGCGGTCTTCTTGGCGGCCGTCTTCTTCGCCGGGGCCTTCTTGGCGGCCGCCTTACGGGCGGTCTTCTTCGCCGGCGCCTCGGTCTCGGTCTCGGTCTCGGTCTCGGCGGAAGCGTCCTCGGCGGGCGCACCCTCAGCAGGCGCGTCCTGGGACACCGCCTCCGGCTCCGGGCTCGGCTCGGGCCGCTCCGGCTCGGACGCCGGCTCCGGCTCCGCCGCGGGCGCGCTCACGACCACCACGGCCGCCTCCTCGGAGCCCGTCGGCGAGCCCGCGGGGGCGGTCACCTTACGGGTCACCCGACGCCGCGTACGCGGCGCGGGAACGGCCTCCAGCGGGGCCACGGCCTCCGGCTGGGGCGCGGCCACCGGCTCCTCGACGGGAGCGGGAGCGGGGGCCTCCACGGCCGCCTCCGGCGCCGGCTCGGGCACCGCCTGGGGCGTCTCCTTGGGCTCGTCGGCCACCACGACCACCGCGCCCTCCGGCCGCCCGGCGGCCTTCGGGGCGCCCGCCGGGGCGGTCACCTTACGGGTGGCACGGCGGCGCGTACGCCCACGGGTCGCGGCGGCCTCGGCCTCGGCGGCGCTGCTGTACAGCTCCTCGTCGGCCGCGAACACCGGC is a window from the Streptomyces luomodiensis genome containing:
- the rplU gene encoding 50S ribosomal protein L21: MYAIVRTGGRQQKVAVGDVIEVDRLATSKVGDTVELSTLLVVDGDAVTSDPWVLAGVKVHAEVVDHHKGAKIDILKYKNKTGYRKRIGHRQLHTALKITGIDSAAK
- the rpmA gene encoding 50S ribosomal protein L27 produces the protein MAHKKGASSTRNGRDSNAQRLGVKRFGGQTVNAGEILVRQRGTHFHPGSGVGRGGDDTLFALAAGAVQFGTSRGRKVVNIVPVAE